Within the Naumovozyma dairenensis CBS 421 chromosome 9, complete genome genome, the region gtaaaattatttattaaacgTAGAACAAACGAGTTAGATAAGCAGAGCAATAGAGACAGTAAAAGGTTGAATCCAGCTCATGAAAGAGCCGTTAAGCaatcaatattttattatactGTATTCCTCTTTGATCCAGTATACAACAACCCAGCGCGGCGACTACAGCTTTAGTTCATTATGATAGAACAACCTGAGTTATACGACCGCCCTACATTCGTTATTGACAAACCAAGAACCATGTCCATCCCAAAACTATTTGGTAGATCATTTAGGAAACATGATGACAGCAGTAGTAGTGGCAATGGAAGTGGTAGCTCTAATGTTACAGATGATATGAATAATACTCCAACTCCTACTTCTACTTCTCCGACTACTCCTGCAGTCGAAAATTTGTCGTCTCaaaatgattattattctcAACCAGAAGGAAAACAGCAACAGATTGAAAACATGGacaagaaaaatacaactgaagaaaaattcaacttcaatttctcttttaaacataataataaaaatgataaaaaaagaatgtTGACCatgattttctttctcGTAAGCGTAATAtggatattgaaaataataacaatgagtttcaaaaatatactGAAACTACCAATGGATATGGAAACAGAAATATATCCACTTCTTCTTCGGCTTTAACGACAAcaaattcttcaacttcaaattttgctaaattgaaaacaataTTCCATAATTCAggaataatgaaaaaaactACCAACAATAACCGTCATAGGGATACTACTGGTAGTAAGAACAAgataaagaataataataacagtcTCAATGAAGAGAATTCTTACACTAACATCagtaatgatgaaaaaaatgacgatgacgatgcCGATGACGATACATCAATAGGCCATATATCGATGGAACTCCCTCCTCAATCACGAGTACATTTACTATCAAATAGTTCAGTAAGTCATATTACTAAAGATCATTTAATTACACCATCAGTTGGTTCTTTATCTAGAGATATCTCACCACAAACTTTATCGCCAAGAACTACAGAGCCATCTTCAACTTTCGAGAGATTGCGTACTAGATCAAGATCGCCATCGGCTCCATTATCCTTGAATAACAGTGGCACTATTAGTCCTACGCCCAACCACCATCATCAATTTTCTGATTCAAATCCATTCAGGTCCAACATATCTAAATATCCAAACAAGCCAACAACCACATCAGTCAACCCCCAGAATaacagtaataataattcaaataaacatgattttaataagaatttgaattccTTCCTTCAAATCGATCCAAATATCGTTTTATCAGCACAATCGCAATCGCAATCGCAATCTCAATCCCAATCACATTCACATACAACAAGTCAATCTTCTTCCTCGTTATCATCTATTAAGGCAATGACTCCAACGAACACCATAAGTAATATAAACAATAACTTTACCTTGAATGGTTTCCAAAAGTTCCATAAAGACTTAAGTAATATATCCttagatgaaattaaagaaaatgaagaatcaactcaatttttccaaagTCATGAAACATTAGCAACAGCTCAAACTTTTTCCAACACTAATAATATCACCAATGACAATAgtataaatattaatacaagtatatatttaacTCCAGAAAATTCTCAAACTTTGGAATCAtttgataacaataataataaaagtcaacaacaacaacagcaacaaccaCTGCCAAATTTCTCAAAAACTAAGATGCGTTCCAATACCTTGATGGACAATAATGAAACCAAACCTTACTTTAAAAGAACCTTATCTGTTCCTAATGAATTGACAGTAACGAATCCAACGTCACCTATCCCCCAATCAGCAataccatcatcatctgcATTTTTTAATGACATAAATAGCTCCACTacaaaaagagaaaataataacgattATAAATTCACTCAACCACCAAGACCAAGAATATCATCAAGCCCTAAAAGATCTGaaagattaagaaataaatcatttagCAATAAATTCCAAGATAGTACAGTATCACCTCAATCATTCCAAAAGATTAAATTATTAGGACAAGGTGATGTAGGCAAAGTTTATCTCGTAAAGgaaaaatcaacaaatgCATTATATGcaatgaaaatttataaCAAAAATGACATgctgaaaagaaagaaaattaaaagagtCATCActgaacaagaaatattagCTACAAGTAATCATCCATTCATTGTCACCCTATACCATTCCTTCCAATCTGAGGATTATCTTTACCTTTGTATGGAATATTGTATGGGAGGTGAATTCTTTAGAGCTTTACAAACTAGAGAATCAAAATGTATAGATGAAGATGCAGCACAATTCTACGCTAGTGAAGTCATCGCTGCATTagaatatttacatttatTGGGTTTCATTTATAGAGATTTGAAACCTGAAAATATCCTTTTACATAAATCAGGTCATATTATGCTTtctgattttgatttatctATTCAAGCCAAAGATTCTAAGAATCCGACGTTTATGAAAAATGGGATTTTATcaacaaataattcaaattcgAATTTGATTATTGATACTAAGATTTGTTCAGATGGGTTTAGAACAAATTCATTTGTTGGGactgaagaatatattgcACCCGAGGTCATTAGAGGTAACGGTCACACAGTGGCTGTCGATTGGTGGACCCTTGGGATATTAATTTATGAAATGTTATTCGGTAAGACTCCCTTTAAAGGTAAGAATACTAATGAAACATTTGCAAATATATTATCTCATGATTTCACATTTCCAAACACAAATAACATATCAAGAAATTGCAAAAACCTAATAAAGAAACTCTTGATTAAGAATGAAACGAAAAGATTGGGTTCCAA harbors:
- the KIN82 gene encoding putative serine/threonine protein kinase KIN82 (similar to Saccharomyces cerevisiae KIN82 (YCR091W) and YNR047W; ancestral locus Anc_6.371); this translates as MDIENNNNEFQKYTETTNGYGNRNISTSSSALTTTNSSTSNFAKLKTIFHNSGIMKKTTNNNRHRDTTGSKNKIKNNNNSLNEENSYTNISNDEKNDDDDADDDTSIGHISMELPPQSRVHLLSNSSVSHITKDHLITPSVGSLSRDISPQTLSPRTTEPSSTFERLRTRSRSPSAPLSLNNSGTISPTPNHHHQFSDSNPFRSNISKYPNKPTTTSVNPQNNSNNNSNKHDFNKNLNSFLQIDPNIVLSAQSQSQSQSQSQSHSHTTSQSSSSLSSIKAMTPTNTISNINNNFTLNGFQKFHKDLSNISLDEIKENEESTQFFQSHETLATAQTFSNTNNITNDNSININTSIYLTPENSQTLESFDNNNNKSQQQQQQQPLPNFSKTKMRSNTLMDNNETKPYFKRTLSVPNELTVTNPTSPIPQSAIPSSSAFFNDINSSTTKRENNNDYKFTQPPRPRISSSPKRSERLRNKSFSNKFQDSTVSPQSFQKIKLLGQGDVGKVYLVKEKSTNALYAMKIYNKNDMLKRKKIKRVITEQEILATSNHPFIVTLYHSFQSEDYLYLCMEYCMGGEFFRALQTRESKCIDEDAAQFYASEVIAALEYLHLLGFIYRDLKPENILLHKSGHIMLSDFDLSIQAKDSKNPTFMKNGILSTNNSNSNLIIDTKICSDGFRTNSFVGTEEYIAPEVIRGNGHTVAVDWWTLGILIYEMLFGKTPFKGKNTNETFANILSHDFTFPNTNNISRNCKNLIKKLLIKNETKRLGSKMGAADIKKHDFFKNTQWSMLRNQEPPLIPELSNEGYDFQTTKLKTNKNRNASKETFVDENERTMFEEPVEPDEQISKNNPFHDFNSMSLVQNDDKPLLYKNNSSYGKISYTPNSNRSRSNSTRGFFRI